In the Pristiophorus japonicus isolate sPriJap1 chromosome 5, sPriJap1.hap1, whole genome shotgun sequence genome, one interval contains:
- the LOC139263764 gene encoding C-C chemokine receptor type 4-like produces the protein MNTTEVPDYDYGDYSPCNVEPANDFGGSFLPVLYSLVFVFGLPGNALVLWVLLKYVRLKGMTDIYLLNLAISDLLFVMSLPFWAYSVANEWIWGNAMCKIINAAYVLGYYGGTMFIILISIDRYLAIVYAVQSGRARTVRHGIISSVVMWFVAILTSLPTLIYNNIYIVKGRIICNTFFPPESTFTWKLVTLFKACVLGFFIPLTIMVFCYTSIILTLLKNKGFKKHRAIKVIFTVVIVFFVFWSPLNIVLFLHSLRELGHFSGCEINSRMTVALQVTESIAFVHCCLNPVIYAFLGEKFQSYLRRLFHSCLPPTLRCKARNKVHFASRELTTSVRSQSSGDHDSSTVL, from the coding sequence ATGAATACGACTGAAGTACCAGACTACGACTACGGTGACTATTCTCCGTGTAACGTAGAACCTGCAAATGATTTTGGTGGAAGTTTCCTGCCAGTCCTTTACTCACTTGTGTTTGTGTTTGGCCTCCCAGGGAATGCCCTTGTACTATGGGTGCTCCTAAAATACGTACGGCTGAAGGGCATGACAGACATTTATCTTCTCAATTTAGCAATATCTGATTTGCTTTTTGTAATGTCACTTCCTTTCTGGGCATATTCTGTTGCAAATGAGTGGATTTGGGGAAATGCCATGTGTAAAATCATTAATGCTGCTTACGTGCTTGGCTACTATGGTGGCACAATGTTCATAATCCTTATAAGTATAGACCGCTACCTTGCGATTGTTTATGCTGTGCAGTCTGGCAGAGCAAGGACTGTTCGACATGGAATTATTTCAAGCGTGGTCATGTGGTTTGTAGCCATTTTAACCTCACTTCCCACACTGATATATAACAATATTTACATTGTTAAAGGAAGAATTATTTGTAATACCTTCTTTCCACCTGAAAGCACTTTCACTTGGAAACTCGTTACCCTTTTCAAGGCCTGTGTGTTGGGTTTCTTTATTCCTTTGACTATAATGGTTTTCTGTTATACAAGTATCATTCTAACCCTGCTTAAAAACAAAGGTTTTAAGAAACATAGGGCGATAAAAGTTATATTCACGGTAGTGATTGTGTTTTTTGTATTTTGGTCACCGCTTAATATAGTGTTGTTCCTGCATTCCTTGAGGGAACTGGGTCATTTCAGTGGTTGTGAAATTAACTCCAGGATGACTGTTGCCCTGCAAGTAACCGAATCTATCGCATTTGTACATTGCTGTTTGAACCCAGTCATTTACGCATTTTTGGGTGAAAAGTTTCAATCGTATCTCCGCAGACTTTTTCACAGCTGTTTGCCTCCAACACTTAGATGTAAAGCACGCAACAAAGTTCACTTTGCTTCTCGTGAGCTTACTACCTCTGTTCGTTCACAGTCCAGTGGTGACCATGATTCGTCCACAGTTCTATAG